A genomic window from Exiguobacterium acetylicum DSM 20416 includes:
- a CDS encoding type II toxin-antitoxin system PemK/MazF family toxin — MIVKRGDVFYANLSPVVGSEQGGVRPVLVLQNDIGNRFSPTVIVAAITAQIDKAKLPTHVEVYRERHGLERDSVILLEQIRTIDKRRLTDKVTHLDPDTMMKVNSAVAISLGLVDF; from the coding sequence TTGATAGTCAAACGTGGCGACGTGTTTTATGCAAATTTGTCACCTGTGGTCGGATCGGAACAAGGGGGAGTTCGTCCCGTGCTTGTTCTACAAAATGATATTGGTAACCGATTCAGCCCGACAGTCATCGTGGCTGCGATCACGGCACAGATCGACAAAGCCAAACTACCGACCCATGTGGAAGTATATCGAGAGCGACACGGATTAGAACGTGATTCGGTCATCTTACTTGAGCAAATCCGGACAATTGATAAACGCCGTCTAACGGATAAAGTCACACATCTAGATCCAGACACGATGATGAAAGTAAATAGTGCCGTCGCAATCAGCTTAGGCTTGGTTGATTTTTAG
- the tsaE gene encoding tRNA (adenosine(37)-N6)-threonylcarbamoyltransferase complex ATPase subunit type 1 TsaE, which yields MIELEMNSLEETTALALELGRRAEAGMVITLDGDLGAGKTTFTQSFAKGLGVTRHVNSPTFTIMKVYTGRLPLYHMDVYRLEGSGDDIGLEEYLNGEGVAVVEWSELIADSLPPDRLAITITRTGDDSRRFELKPIGERYITLCEGLKS from the coding sequence ATGATAGAACTGGAAATGAACAGCTTGGAAGAAACGACTGCTTTAGCCCTTGAACTCGGACGACGTGCTGAAGCGGGGATGGTCATTACGCTTGACGGAGACTTAGGTGCTGGGAAAACGACTTTCACCCAAAGCTTTGCGAAAGGATTGGGTGTGACGCGTCACGTCAACAGTCCAACCTTTACGATCATGAAAGTCTATACGGGGCGTCTTCCTCTTTATCATATGGATGTCTATCGCCTGGAAGGTTCCGGTGATGATATTGGACTTGAAGAATATTTGAATGGTGAAGGCGTTGCTGTCGTCGAGTGGTCTGAATTGATTGCGGACAGCCTTCCACCTGATCGATTGGCAATCACGATTACACGAACAGGTGACGATAGCCGACGTTTTGAGCTGAAGCCGATCGGAGAACGATACATTACATTATGTGAGGGATTGAAATCATGA
- a CDS encoding STAS domain-containing protein encodes MDLTIKTEQLDGQTHLYIAGEIDTYTAPKLRQELVPAVETNDVIVHLDEVHYMDSTGLGVFVGALKAAKKNGTSFTLVGVSERIRRLFEITGLSSIITIDSGVRGGTQ; translated from the coding sequence ATGGATTTAACAATTAAAACAGAGCAGCTAGACGGTCAGACGCATCTTTATATCGCAGGTGAGATTGATACGTATACAGCACCAAAACTCCGCCAAGAATTAGTCCCGGCAGTTGAAACGAACGACGTCATCGTCCATTTGGATGAAGTACACTACATGGATTCAACAGGTCTCGGCGTGTTCGTCGGTGCACTCAAAGCAGCGAAAAAGAACGGTACATCGTTCACGCTCGTTGGCGTTTCTGAACGCATCCGTCGTCTATTTGAGATCACAGGTCTTTCAAGCATCATTACTATTGATAGTGGTGTACGAGGTGGAACGCAATGA
- the rsbW gene encoding anti-sigma B factor RsbW, giving the protein MNNEQLNMTLPAKPEYVAIARLTVSGVANRMGYTYDDIEDIKIAVSEACANAVQHAYEGKEDGNIALTCNVYPDDRLEIVVKDNGITFDKDEVKRQSEPITDSHDLDSLHEGGLGILMIEALMDQVTIEKANGVTVHMTKYMNRDEVGQSASKVSTTPSQ; this is encoded by the coding sequence ATGAACAACGAACAACTAAACATGACATTACCGGCAAAACCGGAATATGTAGCCATCGCCCGTTTGACGGTTTCAGGCGTCGCAAATCGGATGGGATATACGTATGATGACATCGAAGATATCAAGATTGCTGTCTCAGAAGCATGTGCGAACGCCGTTCAACATGCGTATGAAGGAAAAGAAGATGGTAACATCGCCTTGACATGCAACGTCTACCCTGACGATCGTCTTGAGATTGTCGTCAAAGATAACGGCATTACGTTCGATAAAGATGAGGTCAAACGCCAGAGTGAACCGATTACAGATTCACACGATCTCGACTCCTTGCATGAAGGAGGACTCGGTATCTTGATGATCGAAGCATTGATGGATCAAGTAACGATCGAGAAAGCGAACGGCGTCACTGTCCATATGACAAAATATATGAATAGAGATGAGGTGGGTCAAAGTGCCAGCAAAGTCTCAACAACGCCATCACAGTGA
- the rimI gene encoding ribosomal protein S18-alanine N-acetyltransferase — MSKGIRRMTVQDAAGVHAVELESFATPWTLDAFEAEMTQNPNAYYVVADQDGIVGFAGLWHIADEGHITNIAVKQSHRGQGLGEDLLTALIAVGRALGLRAMTLEVRVSNTPARTLYEKLGFQYVGVRKRYYQDNNEDAAIYWLELEEEDL; from the coding sequence ATGAGTAAGGGCATTCGTCGCATGACCGTACAGGATGCTGCAGGTGTTCATGCGGTTGAACTCGAATCATTTGCGACACCGTGGACGCTAGATGCCTTCGAAGCGGAAATGACACAAAATCCGAATGCCTATTATGTCGTTGCCGATCAAGATGGTATCGTTGGGTTTGCTGGTCTGTGGCATATTGCGGATGAAGGACATATTACGAATATTGCCGTCAAGCAGTCACACCGCGGACAAGGACTTGGTGAAGATTTGCTAACGGCATTGATCGCCGTCGGTCGTGCGCTTGGTTTGCGGGCAATGACACTCGAAGTACGTGTCTCGAACACACCGGCGCGGACTTTATACGAAAAACTTGGATTCCAGTATGTCGGTGTTCGAAAACGATATTATCAAGATAACAACGAAGATGCTGCCATCTACTGGCTGGAACTGGAGGAAGAAGACCTATGA
- the sigB gene encoding RNA polymerase sigma factor SigB, with the protein MPAKSQQRHHSDDEVLRLIDLYQQDDQDEEVHAALLERYSDLVEALARKFSRGRPIHDDLVQVGMIGLLAALRRFDKEFGRSFESFAVPTIIGEIKRFIRDKTWSVHVPRRIKELGPKIKKAVEELTTELQRSPRIDEIAARLEVSEEEVLETLEMGKSYQALSVDSSIEADQEGSTVTLLDLVGNQENGYDSVDQRLILEKAFAVLTDRERSILECAYYRNMSQKETGELLGISQMHVSRLQRRALQKLREAIKVEPNEVFSKD; encoded by the coding sequence GTGCCAGCAAAGTCTCAACAACGCCATCACAGTGATGATGAAGTACTTCGACTGATTGATTTGTATCAGCAGGACGACCAAGATGAGGAAGTGCATGCGGCATTACTCGAGCGTTATTCAGACTTGGTAGAAGCTTTGGCCCGGAAGTTCTCGCGTGGTCGACCGATTCATGACGATCTCGTTCAGGTCGGCATGATTGGGTTGCTCGCAGCGCTTCGCCGCTTCGATAAAGAATTCGGTCGCAGTTTTGAGTCATTTGCTGTTCCGACGATCATCGGTGAAATCAAACGTTTCATCCGCGATAAGACATGGAGCGTCCATGTTCCACGTCGCATCAAGGAACTCGGACCGAAAATCAAGAAAGCAGTGGAAGAATTGACGACGGAGTTACAACGCTCTCCGCGTATCGATGAGATTGCTGCGCGTCTTGAAGTATCGGAAGAGGAAGTCCTCGAAACACTTGAAATGGGTAAAAGCTATCAAGCATTATCCGTCGATAGTTCGATTGAGGCAGATCAGGAAGGTAGTACCGTTACGTTACTCGACCTCGTCGGGAATCAAGAAAACGGCTACGACTCCGTCGATCAACGTCTGATTCTTGAAAAGGCATTTGCTGTCTTAACGGACCGCGAGCGTTCGATTCTCGAATGTGCCTACTACCGCAATATGAGTCAAAAAGAAACGGGCGAACTACTCGGCATTTCACAAATGCACGTTTCCCGTCTTCAACGACGCGCTTTGCAGAAGTTGCGTGAAGCGATCAAAGTTGAACCAAATGAAGTATTCTCAAAAGACTGA
- a CDS encoding NUDIX hydrolase, with the protein MGYLLDLRKFVGNRPLISVGATVLVLNPQHELLFQYRSDTHSWGLPGGSMEPGETLEEVAMRELEEETGLQARSVQLLDVFSGPDYFFRYPNGDQTYSVIHLFQAKGISGTLQMTDGESLDLRYFPLDQLPDPLEARAAALLKQVISRLVETTP; encoded by the coding sequence ATGGGATACTTATTAGATTTACGAAAATTCGTAGGGAACCGACCGTTAATCAGCGTGGGTGCGACCGTACTCGTCCTGAATCCACAGCATGAACTGCTATTTCAATATCGTTCGGATACACACAGTTGGGGACTTCCCGGTGGGTCGATGGAACCAGGTGAGACACTTGAAGAAGTCGCGATGCGTGAATTAGAGGAAGAAACCGGCCTTCAAGCACGCAGCGTTCAACTACTAGACGTCTTCTCGGGTCCTGATTACTTCTTCCGTTATCCAAATGGCGATCAAACATATAGTGTGATTCATCTCTTTCAAGCAAAAGGAATATCGGGTACATTACAGATGACGGACGGAGAGAGCCTCGATCTTCGTTATTTTCCACTTGATCAACTACCAGACCCACTTGAAGCACGAGCCGCTGCGCTTTTGAAACAAGTCATCTCTCGTCTTGTCGAAACAACACCTTGA
- the tsaD gene encoding tRNA (adenosine(37)-N6)-threonylcarbamoyltransferase complex transferase subunit TsaD, giving the protein MTQPLILAIESSCDETAAAVVRGGTDVLSNVVSSQIESHKRFGGVVPEVASRHHVERITYVIDDALTEANVTIDDIDAIAVTEGPGLVGALLVGVSAAKALAFAHNKPLIGVHHIAGHIYANRLVQELEFPLVCLIASGGHTELIYMPEDGVYEVIGETRDDAAGEAYDKVARTLKLPYPGGPRIDQLAQTGQDTFHFPRVWLEKDSYDFSFSGLKSAVINAVHNAEQRGETIIPEDLAASFQASVVEVLVTKAVRAVKDKGGRQLLLAGGVAANKGLRQGLEAACAKEGIDLVIPPMHLCGDNAAMIGAAAIHPYRALRHSTLAMNAEPGLDLK; this is encoded by the coding sequence ATGACACAACCATTGATTCTAGCAATTGAATCGAGTTGCGACGAAACGGCGGCTGCCGTCGTCCGTGGAGGAACCGACGTCTTATCGAACGTCGTCTCGTCTCAAATCGAAAGTCATAAACGATTCGGTGGCGTCGTGCCTGAAGTGGCTTCACGGCATCACGTTGAACGGATCACATACGTCATCGATGATGCCTTGACGGAAGCGAACGTCACGATCGACGATATCGATGCGATCGCCGTCACGGAAGGACCTGGACTCGTTGGAGCACTGCTCGTTGGTGTCAGCGCAGCGAAGGCACTCGCCTTTGCGCACAACAAACCATTAATCGGTGTTCATCATATCGCAGGTCATATCTATGCGAATCGTCTCGTGCAAGAGCTTGAGTTCCCGCTCGTCTGTTTGATTGCATCAGGTGGGCACACGGAACTGATCTACATGCCAGAAGACGGTGTATACGAAGTCATCGGTGAAACACGGGATGATGCCGCGGGGGAAGCATATGATAAAGTTGCTCGGACGTTGAAGTTACCGTATCCAGGTGGTCCACGAATCGACCAATTGGCACAGACCGGTCAGGATACGTTCCATTTTCCACGTGTCTGGCTCGAAAAGGATTCGTATGACTTTAGCTTCAGCGGTTTGAAGTCAGCAGTCATCAATGCCGTGCATAACGCCGAACAACGGGGAGAAACGATTATCCCGGAAGATTTAGCTGCGAGTTTCCAAGCGAGCGTCGTCGAGGTACTCGTGACGAAGGCGGTCCGTGCCGTGAAGGATAAAGGGGGACGTCAATTACTGCTTGCTGGTGGCGTCGCTGCCAACAAAGGATTACGCCAAGGTCTCGAAGCGGCGTGTGCGAAAGAAGGTATTGATCTCGTCATTCCGCCGATGCACCTGTGTGGAGACAATGCGG
- a CDS encoding SprT family protein, protein MTNEQLQRYVEQLSLDVFSLPFRHQAYFNPRLKTTGGRYFLGDHHLDFNKRYIDDMKVFRGIVIHELCHYHLHLAGMGHRHQDQDFKEWLERYGGLRYSPRRQEDEKKSYLYECEKCSTLYRRKRRMNTERYRCGRCRGKIFYKSS, encoded by the coding sequence ATGACGAATGAACAATTACAACGATACGTCGAGCAACTTTCGCTCGACGTATTTTCCTTACCGTTTCGACATCAAGCTTATTTTAATCCACGGCTGAAGACGACAGGTGGTCGTTACTTCTTAGGCGATCATCATTTAGACTTCAATAAACGATATATCGATGACATGAAAGTCTTCCGCGGAATCGTGATTCATGAACTGTGTCACTACCATTTACATCTAGCAGGAATGGGGCACCGTCATCAAGATCAAGACTTTAAAGAATGGTTAGAGCGCTACGGTGGGCTTCGATACAGTCCGAGGAGACAAGAAGATGAAAAAAAATCCTATCTTTACGAATGTGAGAAATGCAGCACATTATATAGAAGGAAAAGACGCATGAATACGGAAAGATATCGATGTGGTCGATGTCGCGGAAAGATTTTTTACAAAAGTAGTTGA
- the tsaB gene encoding tRNA (adenosine(37)-N6)-threonylcarbamoyltransferase complex dimerization subunit type 1 TsaB, giving the protein MKIVAIDTSTKQLSVALSDGKQIVAEASYVTSLNHATKLMPLLERLMAEAKWTPAQLTRVVVADGPGSYTGLRIGATTAKTLAYTLGIELVAISTLELMAASTGHTGRVAAIQDARRGAGFVGVYDAGKRIGEEQHVEIASFVKTLPADTLVTGDVDAFEEILQPFEKAAPAFQTPRAGVLALLGATRQTVEAHAFEPRYLRLAEAEAKWIEAQRHE; this is encoded by the coding sequence ATGAAAATCGTAGCTATTGATACATCGACGAAACAATTATCGGTCGCTCTTTCAGACGGGAAACAGATCGTAGCAGAAGCATCTTACGTCACGTCTTTGAATCATGCGACGAAACTCATGCCGTTACTTGAGCGCTTGATGGCGGAAGCAAAATGGACACCGGCTCAACTGACACGCGTCGTCGTTGCTGACGGTCCTGGTTCTTATACGGGTTTACGGATTGGAGCGACGACAGCAAAGACGCTCGCGTATACACTCGGCATCGAGCTCGTTGCCATCTCGACACTTGAACTGATGGCAGCTTCGACAGGTCATACGGGACGTGTCGCAGCGATTCAAGATGCGCGGCGTGGAGCAGGGTTTGTCGGAGTGTACGACGCCGGGAAACGAATTGGTGAAGAGCAACATGTCGAGATCGCTTCTTTTGTGAAGACGTTACCGGCAGATACGCTCGTCACAGGAGACGTTGATGCGTTCGAAGAGATTCTTCAGCCCTTCGAAAAGGCGGCTCCTGCTTTTCAGACGCCACGTGCCGGCGTACTCGCTTTACTCGGTGCAACGCGTCAGACGGTCGAAGCGCATGCGTTTGAGCCACGTTACCTGCGCTTGGCTGAAGCAGAAGCGAAATGGATCGAGGCACAGCGTCATGAGTAA
- a CDS encoding IS3 family transposase (programmed frameshift), with protein sequence MGKNVYSSEVKWAVVKDKLSGKLTTREIMEKYGIKNESQIKTWMRWYRSNEHYRFDQPIGKQYTYGHGPDSASEDDKRERQMSHLKMENEILKKVHGNRKRVEKEVVIKIVEFLRRKYTITAILSALNVPRASYYRWIKESVKAPSVLEKTVIELSKQTKYRNGHRKIKALLQQIYQLKANRNTVQKIRQKHHLQCRIKPKRRWKSQGERIITAPDLIKRDFTASKPNQKWVTDITYIQYGSTTKYLSTIMDLFNNEIVAYKLYEHQQTSLVIDTLKIALENRNYPEGVILHSDQGSVYTSYAFQEFVKRNHLTSSMSRRGNCWDNAVIESFHSNLKSEEFQYVKFNSLRDHEVSERVTNYLNYYNEERIQEKLGYLTPKKYGVQAA encoded by the exons ATGGGCAAAAACGTATATTCAAGTGAAGTAAAATGGGCAGTAGTCAAAGATAAGCTGAGTGGTAAGTTAACGACGAGAGAAATCATGGAGAAGTACGGAATCAAAAATGAATCTCAAATCAAAACATGGATGAGATGGTATCGCTCTAACGAACATTATCGATTTGATCAGCCAATCGGTAAACAATATACCTATGGACATGGTCCAGATTCTGCGAGTGAGGATGACAAGAGAGAACGACAAATGTCACATCTGAAGATGGAAAATGAGATCTTAA AAAAAGTACATGGAAATCGAAAGAGAGTTGAGAAAGAAGTAGTCATAAAAATTGTAGAGTTTCTTCGGAGAAAGTATACAATCACCGCCATTCTTAGCGCTTTGAATGTACCAAGAGCAAGCTATTACCGTTGGATTAAGGAATCTGTGAAAGCACCTTCGGTGCTCGAAAAAACCGTCATTGAACTAAGTAAACAGACGAAGTATCGGAATGGACATCGAAAAATAAAGGCATTATTACAGCAAATCTATCAGTTAAAAGCCAATCGGAATACCGTACAGAAAATCAGGCAAAAACACCATCTCCAATGTCGGATCAAGCCGAAGCGAAGATGGAAGTCTCAAGGTGAGCGCATCATAACGGCACCGGATCTCATCAAGCGCGATTTCACAGCAAGTAAACCGAATCAAAAGTGGGTGACGGATATCACCTATATCCAATACGGCAGCACGACGAAATATCTTTCCACCATCATGGATCTTTTTAATAACGAAATCGTCGCATACAAGTTATACGAGCATCAACAAACGTCTCTTGTGATTGATACGTTGAAGATAGCGCTTGAGAATCGAAACTATCCCGAAGGGGTCATCCTTCATTCGGACCAAGGAAGTGTCTATACGTCATACGCCTTTCAAGAATTCGTTAAAAGGAATCACCTAACAAGCAGCATGTCTCGTAGAGGAAACTGTTGGGACAACGCAGTTATCGAATCGTTCCACTCTAATTTAAAGTCCGAGGAATTCCAGTACGTCAAATTTAATTCACTAAGAGACCATGAGGTCTCTGAACGCGTTACTAATTACTTAAATTACTATAACGAAGAACGAATCCAAGAAAAATTAGGCTACCTGACACCGAAAAAATACGGTGTACAGGCAGCCTAA
- the alr gene encoding alanine racemase: MYRPTWIEIDREAIAHNIREIKTRMGEQQVMAVVKADGYGHGAVTVAEIALENGADLLAVALLEEAIELREAGIQAPILMLEALLPEHAPVASNYDVAVPVFSADWLQEAKRHLTEIDHLRLHIKIDTGMGRLGLQHVDELKRILAECDDDLVELEGIYTHFATADELSSQLFERQLETFLSYVALVPDIRYVHCANSAAAIRLAGQAPFNVVRVGIALYGAMPSDEMAGHYEFLKPAFSLKSRLMQVKQVEPGQTISYGATYTAPTDEWIGTVPIGYADGWSRKFQGYSLIVDGLPCEIVGRVCMDRLMIRLPREYPIGTEVILIGEGAPIEEAAHWLGTINYEVLCQFSKRVPRQ; this comes from the coding sequence ATGTACCGACCAACTTGGATTGAAATCGATCGGGAAGCGATCGCACATAATATACGCGAAATCAAAACACGGATGGGCGAACAACAGGTGATGGCGGTCGTCAAGGCGGACGGCTATGGTCACGGGGCAGTGACAGTCGCTGAGATCGCTCTTGAGAACGGAGCCGACTTACTCGCTGTCGCACTCCTCGAGGAGGCGATCGAGTTACGAGAAGCGGGGATCCAAGCACCAATCCTGATGCTTGAAGCCTTACTACCAGAACATGCACCAGTCGCTTCGAATTATGATGTCGCCGTGCCTGTCTTTTCAGCCGATTGGCTTCAGGAAGCGAAACGTCATTTGACGGAAATCGATCATCTCCGCTTGCATATCAAGATCGATACGGGAATGGGACGACTCGGACTGCAACACGTCGATGAGTTGAAGCGAATTCTTGCTGAATGTGATGATGATCTCGTCGAGCTAGAAGGCATCTATACGCATTTTGCGACTGCTGACGAGCTGAGTAGTCAGTTATTCGAACGCCAGCTCGAAACGTTTTTATCGTATGTCGCACTAGTACCGGATATCCGTTACGTCCACTGTGCCAATTCGGCGGCTGCGATTCGCTTAGCAGGTCAAGCGCCGTTTAACGTCGTTCGAGTCGGTATCGCGTTATACGGTGCAATGCCGTCCGACGAGATGGCAGGACATTACGAATTCTTAAAACCGGCGTTTTCACTGAAAAGTCGTCTGATGCAAGTCAAACAAGTCGAACCGGGTCAAACGATCAGTTACGGAGCGACCTATACCGCGCCGACGGATGAATGGATCGGTACCGTTCCGATCGGTTACGCGGATGGTTGGTCACGCAAGTTCCAAGGTTATTCGTTGATCGTAGACGGTCTGCCGTGCGAAATCGTCGGTCGTGTCTGCATGGATCGGCTCATGATTCGTTTACCGCGGGAATATCCGATCGGAACGGAAGTCATCTTGATTGGAGAAGGGGCACCAATCGAGGAAGCGGCACATTGGCTCGGGACGATCAACTATGAAGTTCTCTGTCAATTCTCGAAGCGTGTTCCGCGTCAATGA
- a CDS encoding Tex family protein encodes MEKRIASELNVRPAQVKAVLQLTEEGGTIPFIARYRKEQTGELDEVAIKAILDRHKQLTQLESRRSDVLEKIEEQGALTPELRRTLEEATTLQQVEDIYLPFRPKRRTKAEIARESGLAPLADWFRNKSAYDEATFQRLSNGLDPEEALAGAQSIIAEEWGEQATVREFIRKQMRRSAEIVTKQKKDAVDEKGVFAQYYAYSERIQQIVPHRILAINRAEALKIVSVKVVLEEQQVLPTLLRSYAQLAPKKRDIIEAAITTGYKKSVFPAIEREIRNELTEKAELQAIDVFGKNLRQLYMQPPMKGKVMIGLDPAYRTGCKWAVIDPTGEMKEVGVIYVTMSEQKAKEARQTLSQLVDTYGIELIAIGNGTASRETEAFVADWMKGQKDIAFTIVDEAGASIYSASEIARTEFPELQVEQRSAISIARRLQDPLAELVKVDPQSVGVGQYQHDVSQTKLKETLDFVVETVVNQVGVDVNTASEPLLSYVAGITKATAKKIVERRSELGTFKTRQELLKVPRLGAKAYEQAAGFLRILEGTHPLDRTPIHPEQYKTVEKLFKTLGLTLEQVGTDAVREQLSILSLPEMAQTLEIGEPTLRDIIEALQRPGRDPREALDKPLLRQDVLSMDMIQVGMEFQGTVRNVLDFGAFVDIGVKENGLIHISKLSRKRVKHPLDVVAVGDIVTVWVTNVEPERGRIGLTLVPPK; translated from the coding sequence ATGGAAAAGAGAATCGCAAGTGAATTGAATGTACGTCCTGCACAAGTGAAGGCAGTCTTACAATTGACGGAAGAAGGCGGTACAATTCCGTTCATCGCCCGCTACCGAAAAGAACAGACAGGTGAACTCGATGAGGTCGCGATCAAAGCGATTCTCGATCGACATAAACAATTAACGCAACTTGAAAGCAGACGGAGCGACGTCCTTGAAAAGATTGAGGAACAAGGTGCACTGACTCCGGAACTTCGTCGAACACTTGAAGAAGCGACGACGTTACAGCAAGTCGAAGATATCTACTTACCATTTCGACCAAAACGTCGGACGAAGGCAGAAATCGCACGGGAATCAGGACTTGCACCGCTTGCTGACTGGTTCCGCAACAAGTCCGCTTATGATGAAGCGACATTCCAACGCTTAAGCAATGGGCTGGATCCGGAAGAAGCACTTGCTGGAGCACAATCGATCATTGCCGAGGAATGGGGCGAACAAGCGACGGTGCGTGAGTTCATTCGTAAGCAAATGCGCCGTTCAGCAGAAATCGTCACGAAACAGAAAAAGGATGCAGTTGATGAAAAAGGTGTCTTTGCACAGTATTATGCCTACAGTGAGCGGATTCAACAGATCGTTCCGCACCGGATTCTGGCGATCAACCGTGCGGAAGCATTGAAAATCGTCTCTGTGAAAGTGGTGTTAGAGGAACAACAGGTTTTACCCACATTGCTTCGTTCATACGCACAACTGGCGCCAAAGAAACGTGATATCATCGAAGCGGCGATCACGACGGGCTATAAAAAATCCGTCTTTCCTGCCATCGAACGCGAAATTCGAAATGAACTGACGGAAAAGGCAGAGCTCCAAGCGATTGACGTCTTTGGTAAGAATCTCCGCCAACTCTACATGCAGCCACCGATGAAAGGGAAAGTCATGATAGGTCTTGATCCGGCTTACCGGACAGGGTGTAAGTGGGCGGTCATTGATCCGACAGGTGAGATGAAGGAAGTCGGCGTCATCTACGTGACGATGTCAGAGCAAAAAGCGAAAGAAGCACGTCAAACCCTTTCACAGCTCGTCGATACATACGGGATCGAATTGATTGCGATCGGGAACGGAACAGCTTCACGGGAAACAGAAGCATTCGTTGCGGACTGGATGAAGGGACAAAAAGATATCGCCTTTACGATCGTCGACGAGGCAGGAGCAAGTATTTATTCCGCTTCAGAGATTGCCCGGACCGAGTTCCCAGAGCTTCAGGTCGAACAACGATCCGCGATTTCGATTGCGCGTCGCCTGCAAGATCCGTTGGCTGAACTCGTTAAAGTCGATCCACAGTCTGTCGGAGTCGGTCAGTATCAACATGATGTCTCGCAAACGAAACTGAAGGAGACACTTGATTTTGTCGTTGAAACGGTCGTCAACCAAGTCGGAGTTGATGTTAATACAGCGTCAGAACCGCTTTTGAGTTACGTCGCAGGAATCACGAAGGCGACAGCGAAAAAAATCGTTGAACGCCGCTCGGAACTTGGAACGTTCAAGACGCGTCAGGAATTATTGAAAGTCCCTCGTCTTGGTGCAAAAGCCTATGAACAGGCAGCAGGATTCCTCCGTATCTTAGAAGGGACGCATCCGCTCGATCGGACGCCGATCCATCCGGAACAGTACAAAACTGTTGAGAAGTTATTTAAGACATTAGGATTAACGCTGGAACAAGTCGGAACGGATGCGGTGCGGGAACAATTGTCTATATTGTCATTACCGGAGATGGCACAGACGCTCGAGATCGGAGAACCGACACTACGTGACATCATCGAAGCGTTACAACGTCCAGGGCGTGACCCACGGGAAGCGCTCGATAAACCGTTACTTCGTCAAGATGTTCTATCGATGGATATGATCCAAGTCGGGATGGAGTTCCAAGGAACGGTCCGCAATGTTCTTGATTTTGGTGCGTTCGTTGATATCGGAGTGAAAGAGAATGGCTTGATTCATATCTCGAAGCTCAGTCGTAAGCGTGTCAAACATCCACTTGATGTCGTCGCTGTTGGGGATATTGTGACGGTCTGGGTGACGAATGTTGAACCAGAGCGGGGACGGATTGGTTTGACACTGGTTCCGCCGAAATGA
- the acpS gene encoding holo-ACP synthase produces the protein MIYGIGIDLVELDRIEQTLERQPRFVGRILTQAEQERFQSLSGHRRIEYLAGRFAAKEAFVKAFGTGVGKEVSWQDVEILNDETGRPIMSGPFDGVIHVSITHSEHYASAQVLLEKREWDVPTNLD, from the coding sequence ATGATTTATGGAATTGGAATCGATTTAGTGGAACTGGATCGAATCGAGCAAACGCTTGAGCGCCAGCCACGTTTTGTAGGAAGAATCTTGACGCAGGCAGAGCAGGAACGATTTCAATCGCTCTCGGGACACCGTCGTATCGAGTATCTCGCTGGACGTTTCGCCGCAAAGGAAGCGTTCGTCAAAGCATTCGGAACCGGCGTCGGAAAAGAAGTCTCTTGGCAAGACGTTGAAATCTTAAACGATGAGACGGGGCGACCGATCATGAGTGGACCATTCGATGGCGTCATCCACGTCTCGATCACACATTCAGAACATTATGCATCTGCGCAAGTCTTATTAGAGAAGAGGGAATGGGATGTACCGACCAACTTGGATTGA